The following proteins are encoded in a genomic region of Struthio camelus isolate bStrCam1 chromosome 3, bStrCam1.hap1, whole genome shotgun sequence:
- the SIX2 gene encoding homeobox protein SIX2, with protein sequence MSMLPTFGFTQEQVACVCEVLQQGGNIERLGRFLWSLPACEHLHKNESVLKAKAVVAFHRGNFRELYKILESHQFSAHNHPKLQQLWLKAHYIEAEKLRGRPLGAVGKYRVRRKFPLPRSIWDGEETSYCFKEKSRSVLREWYAHNPYPSPREKRELAEATGLTTTQVSNWFKNRRQRDRAAEAKERENNENSNSNSHNPLSASMNGNKTVLGSSEDEKTPSGTPDHPSSSPALLLGTNAGLQPLHGLGHPPGPSAIPVPSADPMHHHSLQDSILNPMSSNLVDLGS encoded by the exons ATGTCGATGCTCCCGACTTTTGGCTTCACCCAAGAGCAAGTGGCCTGCGTCTGCGAGGTGCTCCAGCAAGGCGGCAATATCGAGCGGCTGGGGCGGTTCCTCTGGTCCCTCCCTGCGTGCGAGCACCTCCACAAAAACGAGAGCGTCCTCAAGGCCAAGGCCGTGGTGGCTTTCCACCGGGGCAACTTCCGCGAGCTCTACAAGATCCTGGAGAGCCACCAGTTCTCGGCGCACAACCACCccaagctgcagcagctctggctcAAGGCGCACTACATCGAGGCGGAGAAGCTGCGGGGGCGACCCCTAGGGGCGGTGGGCAAGTACCGGGTGCGCCGCAAGTTCCCGCTGCCCCGCTCCATCTGGGACGGCGAGGAGACCAGCTACTGCTTCAAGGAGAAGAGCCGCAGCGTCCTGCGCGAGTGGTACGCCCACAACCCCTACCCGTCCCCCCGCGAGAAGCGGGAGCTGGCCGAGGCCACCGGCCTCACCACCACCCAGGTCAGCAACTGGTTCAAGAACCGCCGCCAGCGGGACCGAGCCGCCGAGGCCAAGGAAAG GGAAAACAACGAGAATTCCAACTCCAACAGCCACAACCCGCTCTCGGCGTCTATGAACGGGAATAAGACAGTTTTGGGGAGCTCGGAGGACGAGAAGACGCCGTCAGGGACCCCGGATCACCCCTCCTCCAGCCCCGCGCTGCTGCTCGGCACCAACGCCGGCCTGCAGCCCCTGCACGGCCTGGGCCACCCCCCGGGCCCCAGCGCCATCCCCGTGCCCAGCGCCGACCCCATGCACCACCACAGCTTGCAGGACTCCATCCTCAACCCCATGTCATCCAACCTGGTCGATCTGGGCTCTTAA